In Spirosoma aureum, a single genomic region encodes these proteins:
- a CDS encoding caspase family protein: protein MKLTILFFIGFLVVQSAQAQESEPGISTSRSSRQKINTQSFYAPETVNVPQITFQMGDGQSSTVQTDEIVVKACIKTSKPLTRLSLFVNDALQQASRELKVQSDGVLKECDQALSQTVQLREGDNRLKLVAQNEGGITSESFLIRYDKPAAIVAEKRLALVIGNADYPSSNRLTNPANDANDMAEALKNVGFEVMIHTNMDVRSMRRAIDEFGNKLKDYQVGLFYYAGHGVQSRGRNFLVPIDAKPESENEIEYDCFLADRILTKMEDARTRTNIVVLDACRDNPFERSWSRGGSENTGLTTMDAPVGSVIAYATSPGRTAADGNGRNGLYTAALLKALQVPDQPLTQLFQRVRAEVLKQSNNKQLPWESTSLTGDFYFRRK, encoded by the coding sequence ATGAAACTAACTATACTGTTCTTCATCGGATTTCTGGTCGTGCAGTCAGCACAGGCACAGGAATCGGAACCTGGCATTTCAACCTCTCGAAGTAGTCGCCAAAAAATAAATACGCAAAGTTTCTACGCACCCGAAACGGTCAATGTTCCGCAGATCACGTTTCAAATGGGCGATGGGCAAAGCAGCACAGTTCAGACCGACGAAATTGTTGTAAAAGCATGTATTAAAACCAGCAAGCCTCTAACCCGACTAAGTCTGTTTGTAAACGATGCCTTACAGCAGGCCAGTCGAGAGCTGAAAGTACAATCCGACGGGGTTCTAAAGGAGTGTGATCAGGCCCTTTCACAAACTGTTCAGCTTCGGGAAGGCGACAACCGGCTTAAACTGGTAGCCCAAAATGAAGGAGGAATTACGTCTGAATCGTTCCTGATCAGGTATGACAAACCCGCAGCAATTGTTGCCGAAAAACGGCTGGCGTTGGTGATTGGCAACGCTGACTATCCATCATCAAATCGCCTGACCAACCCGGCTAATGATGCCAATGATATGGCAGAAGCACTTAAAAATGTGGGTTTTGAAGTAATGATTCACACGAATATGGACGTTCGATCCATGCGTCGGGCCATTGATGAATTCGGCAATAAACTGAAGGACTACCAGGTCGGATTGTTCTATTATGCGGGTCATGGTGTGCAGAGCAGAGGCCGCAACTTCCTGGTACCGATTGACGCAAAACCCGAAAGTGAAAATGAAATAGAATACGACTGTTTTCTGGCCGACCGGATACTGACCAAAATGGAAGATGCCCGCACGCGCACCAACATTGTGGTGCTGGATGCCTGCCGCGACAATCCTTTCGAACGCAGCTGGAGCCGGGGAGGTAGTGAAAATACTGGACTTACAACAATGGATGCCCCTGTTGGATCGGTGATTGCCTATGCTACCTCGCCCGGCCGAACGGCTGCCGACGGGAACGGCCGCAATGGCTTATATACAGCCGCCTTGTTAAAAGCACTACAAGTTCCAGATCAACCACTGACCCAGCTCTTTCAGCGGGTTCGGGCCGAAGTGCTTAAGCAATCGAACAACAAACAACTACCCTGGGAGTCAACATCACTAACTGGCGATTTCTATTTCCGGCGCAAGTGA
- a CDS encoding caspase family protein, translating into MKPFLFSICGLLIAGSLLAQSTPSEPKPVATFQSPTTRLNTMPLFPTAPAPTVASRIDWKSDMEADQTVSSPTFIAKACVTSAKPVVRYSLLVNDKVQTQARDLRVERDKDCPQAFNQTVQLIEGENKLRLVAYMADGAEVASNLNVTYKKPPVLVLEKRLALVIGNASYLGANKLTNPVNDANDMEVALKKLGFEVLHFTNLDNKGMRQAINNFGEKLRDYQVGLFYYAGHGVQNNGNNYLVPIDAQPESKNEIEYECIDANRILTKMEDARTRTNIVVLDACRNNPLDRSWSRGNDKDNTGLASMNAPMGSVIAYATSPGRTAADGNGRNGLYTAALLKALQQPNQTIIQLFQQVRAEVLKQSNNKQLPWESTSLTGDFYFQRK; encoded by the coding sequence ATGAAACCGTTTTTATTTTCCATCTGTGGTTTGTTGATAGCCGGTTCGTTATTGGCACAGTCTACCCCATCGGAGCCGAAGCCTGTCGCTACGTTTCAGAGCCCGACTACGCGATTGAATACAATGCCTCTGTTCCCCACTGCTCCGGCGCCAACTGTTGCATCGCGTATCGACTGGAAAAGCGATATGGAAGCTGACCAGACCGTTTCATCACCGACTTTTATTGCAAAAGCCTGCGTCACTTCGGCCAAACCCGTTGTACGCTATAGCCTGTTGGTAAACGATAAAGTGCAGACACAAGCGCGCGATCTTAGGGTTGAACGAGACAAAGATTGTCCGCAGGCCTTCAATCAGACAGTTCAGCTCATCGAAGGTGAAAACAAACTGCGCCTGGTAGCCTACATGGCAGACGGAGCAGAAGTGGCTTCTAATCTGAATGTTACCTACAAAAAGCCCCCCGTACTGGTCCTCGAAAAACGGCTGGCCCTTGTTATCGGCAATGCGAGTTACCTGGGAGCCAACAAATTGACCAACCCCGTTAATGACGCCAACGATATGGAAGTGGCTTTGAAGAAATTAGGATTCGAAGTGCTTCATTTTACCAATCTCGATAATAAAGGAATGAGGCAGGCCATTAACAATTTCGGCGAAAAGCTCCGCGATTATCAGGTCGGATTGTTCTATTATGCGGGTCATGGTGTGCAGAATAATGGAAACAACTACCTGGTTCCGATTGATGCCCAACCCGAAAGTAAAAACGAGATTGAGTACGAATGCATTGATGCAAATCGCATTCTGACCAAAATGGAAGATGCCCGTACGCGTACGAATATCGTCGTACTGGATGCCTGCCGGAATAATCCTCTGGATCGTAGCTGGAGCCGTGGCAACGATAAAGATAACACGGGCCTGGCTAGTATGAATGCCCCCATGGGTTCTGTAATTGCCTATGCAACTTCGCCGGGTCGTACAGCTGCCGATGGCAATGGGCGAAACGGGTTATACACGGCAGCTTTACTAAAAGCGCTACAGCAACCGAATCAAACCATCATTCAGCTTTTCCAGCAAGTTAGGGCTGAAGTGCTCAAGCAATCGAACAATAAACAACTACCCTGGGAGTCGACCTCTCTGACCGGTGATTTTTATTTCCAACGGAAATAA
- a CDS encoding outer membrane protein assembly factor BamB family protein encodes MRHTLYTPILVGLLLTGCSKWNLADKTIKPTDPGPGTGTPPSSLVIFGSKDKKVYALNALTGAKQWEFITNGGTVNTSAAFLNGTVYVGGFDAYLYAIDAATGARKWSRQAAADKFESSPVIDNGVLYIGNDDKRLFAIDAATGNEKWRFTAGDKIIPSPAVSGGIIYVGSSDAKVYALKSDGTALWSFPTGGYILSSPTVVSGTVYIGSSDKKLYAIDATTGKQKWAAILGDKVNSCPLVVGSTIYVGTDDFKLYAVATATGAILWTTAKTGSFVGGSPAYNNGLVYVGSGDNKVYAFDATNGAKRWEFATNNEIYASPVVANGFVYIGSNDGKMYCLDATNGTKKWEFATGDQIYATPLVLNNGAVAGDYPTISGIVN; translated from the coding sequence ATGCGTCACACTCTATATACGCCAATTTTGGTCGGTCTGTTGCTGACAGGCTGTTCAAAATGGAATCTTGCGGATAAAACCATCAAACCTACCGACCCTGGGCCTGGTACTGGAACACCTCCCTCCTCACTTGTCATCTTTGGTAGTAAAGACAAGAAAGTGTATGCGCTCAACGCCCTTACAGGAGCGAAACAATGGGAATTTATTACCAATGGTGGTACGGTAAATACCAGCGCTGCTTTCCTCAACGGAACGGTTTATGTAGGCGGATTCGATGCGTATCTGTATGCGATCGATGCCGCAACAGGTGCCCGTAAATGGTCCCGACAAGCCGCTGCCGATAAGTTTGAAAGTAGCCCCGTCATTGATAATGGCGTTTTGTATATCGGCAACGACGATAAACGTCTTTTTGCGATCGATGCGGCAACGGGCAACGAAAAATGGCGCTTTACGGCTGGCGATAAAATTATTCCCAGCCCGGCCGTTAGCGGGGGAATCATTTACGTTGGTTCAAGCGATGCTAAAGTCTATGCGCTCAAGTCAGATGGCACGGCTTTATGGTCATTCCCAACCGGCGGGTATATTTTATCCAGCCCAACCGTAGTGAGTGGAACGGTGTATATCGGCAGCAGTGACAAAAAACTCTATGCCATTGATGCCACAACGGGTAAACAAAAATGGGCGGCCATACTGGGCGATAAAGTTAACTCCTGCCCACTAGTCGTTGGCAGCACGATTTACGTTGGCACCGATGATTTTAAACTCTACGCCGTAGCCACCGCAACAGGGGCGATTTTGTGGACAACGGCCAAAACTGGCAGCTTTGTAGGAGGTAGTCCTGCCTACAACAACGGGCTGGTCTATGTGGGTAGTGGCGATAACAAAGTATACGCGTTCGACGCGACCAATGGCGCCAAGCGGTGGGAATTTGCCACAAATAACGAAATATATGCGAGCCCGGTGGTGGCCAATGGTTTTGTGTACATTGGCAGTAACGACGGCAAGATGTACTGTCTGGACGCGACCAATGGGACTAAAAAATGGGAATTTGCAACGGGCGATCAAATCTATGCAACTCCGCTGGTTTTGAATAATGGTGCCGTTGCCGGTGACTATCCTACTATTAGTGGAATCGTCAATTAA
- a CDS encoding OmpA family protein: protein MKLIGLFLAGLLLVFTAQAQESGDGVSVSRSVRQKISTKSLYVPEPTASSKKPKGTNPSEEKAANPLQAIQFVQSQAEFLPSSQPALEELVAFMRSKPTVEIELAGHTDNQGDFDQNVLLSKKRVDLVKDYLVKNGIASSRITTRGYGPTRPIASNSTETTRKLNRRVEMYVLKQ from the coding sequence ATGAAACTAATTGGACTTTTCTTAGCCGGGCTTTTACTTGTATTTACAGCGCAAGCGCAGGAATCGGGAGATGGTGTTTCGGTCTCTCGTAGTGTACGTCAGAAGATCAGTACTAAAAGCCTTTATGTTCCTGAGCCAACAGCATCGTCGAAAAAACCGAAAGGGACAAACCCATCGGAGGAGAAAGCGGCCAATCCATTGCAAGCCATACAGTTTGTGCAGAGCCAGGCCGAATTCCTGCCTAGTTCCCAGCCAGCGCTCGAAGAGTTAGTAGCTTTTATGCGTAGTAAGCCAACTGTTGAAATCGAGTTGGCTGGCCATACCGATAATCAGGGCGATTTCGACCAGAATGTGCTGCTCTCGAAAAAACGCGTGGATTTAGTGAAGGATTATTTAGTAAAAAATGGCATTGCGTCCAGTCGCATTACGACACGTGGTTATGGTCCGACTCGCCCGATTGCCAGTAATAGCACCGAAACGACTCGAAAGCTAAACCGGCGTGTAGAAATGTATGTATTGAAACAATAA
- a CDS encoding caspase family protein, with protein sequence MKIICLLLVASFALDCPAQPGNSGLAHEKRLALVIGNGNYTNGASLPKAINDANDMAVALPQAGFEVMLFTNVDKTFLKRVISEFSAKLKGYQVGMIYYAGSGIQAENQEYLVPIDADFSKTDAIKSMCLPLSQLVEEVAAAKVPVNIILIDADRTNPVESMYARNSPRSLDTPLGFVVAYSTAPGKALVDSPGRNSLYTEALLQAMTIPDQTLIQMFQSVRAHVIKQSNNKQLPWESTSLTSDFYFRRKN encoded by the coding sequence ATGAAAATTATATGCCTTCTGCTTGTAGCCAGCTTTGCCCTGGATTGCCCTGCGCAACCGGGTAATTCGGGGCTGGCCCATGAAAAGCGACTGGCGTTGGTCATCGGCAATGGCAACTACACCAATGGGGCATCGTTGCCCAAGGCGATCAACGATGCCAACGATATGGCTGTCGCTTTGCCACAGGCAGGATTCGAAGTCATGCTGTTTACAAATGTCGACAAGACATTTCTGAAACGGGTGATCAGCGAATTCAGCGCTAAACTAAAGGGCTATCAGGTAGGCATGATTTACTACGCGGGGAGCGGTATTCAGGCAGAAAATCAGGAGTATCTGGTACCAATAGACGCCGACTTCAGTAAAACGGACGCGATAAAGTCCATGTGTCTGCCCCTTAGTCAGCTCGTCGAGGAAGTGGCGGCTGCGAAAGTACCCGTCAATATCATTCTGATCGACGCCGACCGCACCAATCCTGTTGAATCAATGTACGCCCGTAACTCGCCCCGTTCGTTAGATACCCCTTTAGGTTTTGTCGTGGCTTATTCAACCGCACCAGGCAAAGCTCTGGTTGATAGCCCTGGCCGAAACAGCCTCTATACCGAAGCCTTGTTACAGGCAATGACAATCCCTGATCAAACTCTGATTCAGATGTTTCAGAGTGTTCGGGCGCATGTGATTAAACAGTCAAACAACAAGCAGCTACCCTGGGAGTCGACCTCACTAACGAGCGATTTCTATTTTCGACGGAAAAATTAG